The following are from one region of the Rhipicephalus microplus isolate Deutch F79 chromosome 1, USDA_Rmic, whole genome shotgun sequence genome:
- the LOC142807609 gene encoding uncharacterized protein LOC142807609 has product MSSSASLEASATPPTLKMSSRQLLNVSSLSKHSAAAGGGGTPLLVADARRRLQLASASRLAVHQLLGSLALLCLLSLLMAFLALFFLQRVASAGPQNSDSPEEHLALYQVAVAMSTLTISLNLCCLFVCCIQFLLGVKLLRTPNGLDRTNMFIKRSSHTRVLAIAGFFLSIPVFFTGVILFTFIHFHELPAIVTSVVIGLGIVFCGVASVHNVYLWQWEKTCATRELVESRALGVQPDLTHTLELSTLV; this is encoded by the exons ATGTCGAGCTCGGCGAGCCTCGAGGCGTCCGCCACGCCGCCAACCCTCAAGATGTCCAGCCGGCAATTGCTCAACGTCAGCTCTCTCAGCAAGCACTCGGCGGCCGCGGGCGGCGGAGGCACGCCGCTGCTCGTGGCCGACGCGCGCAGGCGCCTCCAACTGGCCTCCGCGTCCCGACTCGCCGTCCACCAGCTACTGGGCTCGCTGGCGCTGCTGTGCCTCCTGTCGCTGCTCATGGCTTTCCTCGCTCTCTTCTTCTTGCAACGCGTGGCCAGCGCGGGCCCGCAGAACTCGGACAGCCCGGAGGAACACCTGGCGCTCTACCAGGTGGCCGTTGCCATGAGCACACTCACCATATCGCTCAACCTGTGCTGCCTGTTCGTCTGCTGCATCCAGTTCCTGCTCGGCGTCAAGCTGCTTCGGACGCCGAACGGACTTGACAG GACAAACATGTTCATCAAGAGGAGCTCCCACACCCGTGTGCTGGCAATTGCTGGCTTTTTCTTGTCAATACCAGTCTTCTTCACAG GAGTGATCCTCTTCACGTTCATCCACTTCCACGAGCTGCCAGCAATTGTGACCAGTGTCGTGATTGGACTGGGCATCGTCTTCTGTGGTGTGGCATCCGTCCACAACGTCTACCTCTGGCAGTGGGAGAAGACTTGCGCCACTCGTGAACTGGTTGAGAGCCGTGCGCTCGGTGTGCAGCCGGACCTGACCCACACCCTCGAGCTCTCGACACtggtgtga